One Methanomicrobia archaeon DNA segment encodes these proteins:
- a CDS encoding glutamine synthetase, whose protein sequence is MSKKSADKDTVFDAVEKRGVQFIGLWFTDILGHLKSVSITVSELEAAFEEGMGFDGSSIKGFARIDESDMLAKPDPGTFQLIPWKTQGDVVARMFCDILKPDGSPYEGDPRHALKLNLERIREEYGYTFYVGPELEYFYLRDDKSLEVLDEGGYFDLTTLDAGSDLRRETIMRLEAMGIKVEASHHEVAPSQHEIDLRYADALTMADRVMTQRIVIKEIARQHGCYATFMPKPIFGVNGSGMHVHQSLFKGERNAFFDPADEHNLSDVAKWYTAGLLKHAPEITAITNQWINSYKRLVPGYEAPAYITWARRNRSTLVRIPMYKPGKEKATRIEYRSPDPACNPYLAFTVMLAAGLAGVRGTYELPPPTEKDVYLMSEDERKREKIQTLPGSLIEAINLTKRSKLVKEALGEHIFGNFIMSKLVEWDRYRMNVTEWELKEYLSVL, encoded by the coding sequence ATGTCGAAAAAGAGCGCGGATAAGGACACGGTATTTGACGCAGTCGAGAAGCGCGGGGTGCAGTTCATTGGACTGTGGTTCACGGACATTTTAGGGCATTTGAAGAGCGTTTCTATTACTGTAAGCGAATTAGAGGCGGCTTTTGAGGAGGGCATGGGCTTTGACGGCTCCTCGATTAAAGGGTTCGCACGGATCGATGAGAGCGACATGCTCGCAAAACCAGATCCGGGCACCTTCCAGCTTATCCCCTGGAAGACCCAGGGCGACGTGGTCGCGCGGATGTTCTGCGATATCCTGAAGCCCGATGGCAGCCCGTATGAAGGCGATCCACGCCATGCACTGAAGCTGAACCTCGAGCGGATACGTGAGGAGTACGGCTATACCTTCTACGTCGGCCCCGAGCTGGAATATTTCTATCTGCGTGATGACAAGTCGCTGGAGGTGCTGGACGAGGGCGGCTACTTCGATCTGACCACGCTCGACGCGGGCAGCGACCTCCGCCGTGAGACGATCATGCGGCTCGAGGCGATGGGGATCAAGGTGGAAGCGAGCCACCACGAGGTCGCGCCCTCGCAGCACGAGATCGATTTGCGGTACGCCGATGCACTCACCATGGCGGATCGCGTGATGACGCAGCGGATCGTGATCAAGGAGATCGCGCGGCAGCACGGCTGCTATGCCACCTTCATGCCCAAACCGATCTTCGGGGTAAACGGCTCGGGCATGCACGTGCACCAATCGCTCTTCAAGGGCGAGCGGAATGCCTTCTTCGATCCCGCAGATGAGCACAATCTCTCGGACGTCGCGAAATGGTACACCGCGGGGTTGTTGAAGCACGCGCCGGAGATCACGGCCATTACCAACCAGTGGATCAATTCGTACAAACGGTTGGTGCCGGGCTACGAGGCTCCTGCGTATATCACCTGGGCGCGCCGGAACCGCTCGACGCTCGTCCGGATACCGATGTACAAACCGGGCAAGGAGAAAGCGACGCGAATCGAGTACCGCAGTCCTGACCCGGCCTGCAACCCGTATCTGGCATTTACGGTTATGCTCGCTGCCGGTCTGGCGGGTGTGCGAGGCACGTACGAGCTGCCGCCACCCACGGAGAAGGACGTGTATCTGATGAGCGAGGACGAGCGGAAGCGGGAGAAGATCCAGACGCTGCCCGGGAGCTTGATCGAAGCGATTAACCTGACGAAGCGGAGCAAGCTCGTCAAAGAGGCACTGGGCGAGCATATCTTCGGGAATTTCATCATGTCCAAGCTGGTCGAGTGGGATCGGTACCGTATGAACGTGACCGAGTGGGAGTTGAAAGAGTATCTGTCGGTCTTGTGA